CTGGGTACGGTGCGAGGGGACCTTGTTCTCCACGGGGGCAGGGACCCTGCACGGGGACCCTCTGCAGGGACCCCGCGTGGGGATCTACGCATCCCCTCGCTTCCCTCCTTGCATCCCCCCCCGCGCATCCCCTCGCATCCCGCTTCGCATGGAGACTCCGCGGGTCCCGGGAAGGCAGAGACGCTCCGTGAGGACCGCGTACGGTGCACGGGGACACTCTGCAGGGCCCCCCCGCAGCCGATGCCGCCGGGAGCAGTGCCGGGCGGGCGCCGCCGCGATGCCGCGGGATGGGCGCCCCGTCCCCGCCCCGCGCTGTCCCCGCCCCGCAGCGCGGAATGGAGCGGCGGGGGGGTGAGCtccgccgccccggccccagCCCGGCCCGGTGCCGCCCGCAGCCGCCGCATGTCGGGGCCCGGGGCGCAGAGCCGCAGCCGGCGGCTGCCCGGTAAGTGCCGGCCGGGGGGGGAGCGGGCACCGCACCGCGGGGACGGGGCTCGGGCTGCTCGCCGACCCTCGCAGCTCCCCTGCCTCCCCCTCCGCAGCTCCCCGCATCCCTCCTCGCATCCCCCTCTCCTCGCATCCCCCTCTCTTCGCTCCTCGCatcccccctgcatccccctcgCCTCCCTCCTCGCATCCCATCGCATCCCCCCGCATCCCTTCTTATCCCTCCCCGCACCCCCATCCCCTCGcatccctcctctctctcctcacctccccatcccctctcatCCCTCCCTGCGGCCCCTCGCCTCCCTCCCCTCAACACTCACCCCAagcccccctctccccccgctGCTCTGGCCCCACTCCCCGGTTGCTGTGCCAGGGGCTCCGTGCTGGGATGGGGAGACGCTGGCGGGGGCAGCACCTGCCTGGGAAGCGGCTGAGCTCGGGGACCTGTTGGGCCACAGGCTTGCTGCGGAGTGGCATCGGTGTCCCTCGGAGCCCCAAAGGCTCCAAGAGGAGTTGATTCCCCCACACCCGTGGGGTttaggggaagaggaggctgagcggaGCAACCATATCAGTGAGCAGTGCCCGGGGTGGCAggagggctgcagggggacagcctgCCAGGGATCCACGCCTGAGGATGCTGTTCCATGCCTCGCTGTTCCCCGGGCACCACGCTGCCCTCCTGGCTTTCTTGTCCTCACGCTGCTTTCTGCACGAATCGAAGCAGGGCCCCGTAAATAGCAGGGTCTTATGACACAGCctctgctggggaaggagcGCTGGGCGGCAGGGATATTTTTAGTTCTGAGACGCAGGGGATTTGGAGATGGCTTGGAGGAGCGCAGGCGATGAAACAGCGGCACAGACCGGGGTTACGAGGTGCCATGTCCTCCCTCTCCTGTTCCTCCCTACCCTGCTCTTCTCAGCAAGTGGCTCTGCCTCCCTAGTTCTTGCCTGGTGCTTTTCCTTTTACCAGGGCTATGGTTATTTTTGCTGTGCTGCAACACGAGGTCAGACGTGCCGATCGAGAAAAGACCATGCAGGGAATTAACGCTCAGGCAGCCGGCGTGTCCAGGCATCCCATCTCCGTACAGCCTCACACTGCACAATTCTGTGGGGCTttcccagctctccatgcctgctgcttctcccaAGGCTAACGAAGCTGAAAGCCCTTGggatttacccttgtcccacaGCAGTTTTTCTGGGGCAGGTTGATAAGGAAAGGGTTGTGGTTTCTGCAGGGTCtcctggaagctgttgtggcAGCCGAGGAGCTGTTTCCCCCCACCCGATCTCCTCGCAGCAGTGCACACAGGGACCAGGAGGGCAAGGCTCAGTCTGGCAAGCCGGGCAGCAGCAGGGTGTCCCAAGCCTCTCTAAGGGAGCAGAGTCAGGGATTCAGGCTCTGGGAAAGtgcagggagaagagcaaaatgTGGCTGGGTCAGCCAGCCCCAGCTCTTTGATTCAGCACAGAACCTGTGCCTGGAGCGACCCCTCTCAGACCCTGTTCACCAGCACAGAGGCAGGGGTGTGTTGGGATCCCACGGGCCGAGGAGGAATGAAAAATGCCTCCCCTCCCAGCAGAAATACAGCCAGACCACTGAACTGTGCTCCACTCCTGGCCCAGGCTCTGGGTCCCAGAGCACTCTTCGGTGGTGGTCCCAGCACCCTCAAGCCCTGTCTGGCCTTCACCCCATGCTAACTGCAGCCCAGGAATCGCTCCTCTCCCAGCCTGCTTTGGCAAGGGCGCGGATGGGAGAGCTCGCAGCGGTTTGGTTCACAGCCAGCCCTCCCGCACCTTTCCCCACCACAGCAGCGGCCACAAGCCCACACCGCGCGAGGGCTGGCTCCTCAGCATGCCCCGGCAGGGACCACGGACCAGCAGGGCTGGCATCCTTGCCCACAACCCAGCCCGTGGGCAGCTGCATGGGAGCAGACAAGGAAACCCCTGCCTGCACCTCCTTGGGGGAAATCTGCCCTGCCCACTCAGCCTCTGCACCAGGGTTTGGCCCCGGTTCCTCTCCAAACCGCACTGGCCAATAAGCCGTGAGAGCCGGAAGGATCTGAAGGCAGCGGGGCGCTCGGTGCCATCGTAGCCACGCTGGGTGGTTCAGCCAGTGGGGAAGAACTGGCTCTGAATGCTGATAAGCCTCCAGCCCCTTGGCTGAGCGGTCTTTAGTAATAACCATGACAATAGTAATAAAAGCCAGGCCACCAGCAGGTACCGACAGATCCCCCACGGTGCACAGGGGCCGCATTGTGTGTGTGAACGTGTCCCGCGGTGGGAACATGCCAGCCGGATGAGACAATCCCCGCGACTGACAGCCAGGGAGTGTGACCGGCCGTCACATGGGGAAGGGCCGCGGCAGGGAACGCAGCTCTCCTTTATTTCCCCATGAGGGTTGCTGAGAGGCAGCTACAGTAATAGGGTTGTTCATTCCCCCCAGGCCCGGAAGAGCCCCGGGAAGGGGGGAAGGCTCCATCCCCGACTCTCACCGCGGTCACGGGTCACGCAGGGCTGagcacagcccagctgctgTCACCCGCTGCCGGCGTTCCTTACATAATGGGATCTCAGTGCTCGTGCCCAACTCCCCAGCGAGAGCTTAAAAACAAGTTCATAAACAGGTCCTGCTAATTCCTCCCTCAAGAGAAATCCCGGCGCCCACAGGAATGCCgccaccagcacccaccccGACTCTCCTCAAGCACCCTTAGCCCAAGTATCGGTCACGTGCCGGCCAGAGATGGGCAGTGAGTGGATTCATGGCACAGATCAGCCACACTCACAGCTTTCAGGGCAGTGCCCACTagcattttggtttattttgtatttgcacTGCAGGAGGTTTTAGAGACTCTTCTTACCTCCACGCTGGGGTCCCTTTGGCAAGATGCCGCACGGAGATCTGATCTGTCACCTTGAACCTGGGAACCAGCACAGCCTCTGCCCTGACCCAGGCTCCCTACAGCTGAAGCCCGATGGGCTCTCCTCGTTGTCAGCTGTGGCAGTTTGCCATGGATTCGGCACAGCTGGGCTGAGGGGCAGAGCTTTGCCTGGAACAGGGAGGAAAGGGCTggctccagctgctggagggagCCAGCTCCATAATCATTGCCCCGGACACCTCCTCCTCATTCCTGGCTTCATTCTCTTTCGCAACTAGTGCAAGAGGCAGGAGGTTTTTGCCTTAGGCCAGCAGAACCGGGCTGTAGCCGCCAGTGAGCCTTGCAAGGAAAGCTTCACCGGCACAGTGTGTCCACTATCGCAGCTGTCAGGCTGAGCACTGCACAGCACACCAAGCCTTTGCACCAGAGCAGGCATAGGTCAGACATACCAAGGAAAAGCCCCTTCAGGCAGTGAGGATCAGTGCCCCAGGCATCACAGGAAAACACggagcagctggaagaggaCCAGTCCCTTCCAGAAAGCATGTGGTGACTGGCCCTGAGTCACACTGCATCCCCACGctttgctgcaggcagagcccaGCTTCCTTGGGCAGGGACCTGCAGATGATGGGGTTTAGCTGAAGGATGACCCAGAAACAGGGTGCAGAATAGCCCTGGCAGAGTAGCTCTTGGGAAGATGGGATATCGATGTCCAGGCCCCACAGCCTCTCTCCCATTTGGGCCCTATGCCGCTCTATATTGCTGCCTCCCAGTATCATCAGCCCTGTTCCTGACAGACAGGGTGGGGATGCTTCTTGTTCTGttccctccttcccagcctGGAGGAGTGGAGAGTTTGGGCCGTGCTCAGGCAAAGCAGAGGATGTTTGTTTGGTTTCCTTGGTTACTGCACTGCCTGCCCCAGTAATCACATTTTCCTTGTGCCGGCTGGGCCAagaacagcagagaggaaatctGGAATGGCTGAGGTCAAACACCAGCCTGGGAACAGCTGGAGCCACCAGccacagcccctctgtgccACCTGAGTCCTTACTGTTGCAAGTACCTGACTCGAAAGGGAGGTACCAGGCCCAGGGATGCAGCAACAAGCTCCTTCAGTAACAGCCCGAGGGCTCTCATTGCTCCCTCCTGCGTGAGCCAGGGACACAGGCACCACACTGACGTTGAACTGCAGGAGGAATTACAGGAATGATAATGTTTGTGCAGGCAGAAGCCAAGCTGGCTATGCATGCGGGGGATGTGAACAGGGGAGCTTGTGAGTGTGGGTGCAGCTGTATTTATAGCGGCGGTGGCGGCTGGAGTGCACGTGTGTGCAGGGGTGACAGGGTTGAGATGCCTTTTGTTCTTTATGCATCCCTCAGCCCAGAAAGCCTAGAGCACTAATGCCAGTTCTTCTCCTTGGAGTTTCCCCTGCTTATTAGCGTTCGTGCACAACCCTGTGCTTTGTAGTGTGGAAACTGAAACTTGAATATGTGCAAACCATGGCTTATCTCATAAAAATGCCCTTTACCCCTTGATAACTCACTTCAGCAGCCACAAACACAGCATATGAGCTCCCGGCTCCTGGCTCCCTGCATCTTAGAAGAGATATCTGAGGTTGCAGCACAGCAAGTGCTGGTGACGCTGCCATTCTGGTGTGTAACATCTATTCATAGTGACTAAATCAATATGTACTAGTAAAGCATGGCTGAACCACGTGAGCTGGGACAGACAGAAGGGCCTGGAGAGCCCTGCTTAGTCCGAGCCTCCTCACCTTTCTCCCCAGCCGACATGGAGCAGGCACAGCGGAGCTTGGATGCAGAgcagatgcagcagcagcagctaaaaCTACGGGACCGGCAGAAGTTTTTTGAGGAGGTTTTCCAGCATGATGTGGATTTCTTCTTCCCTATGTCTCACCTGCAGATAGAGCATCGGAGACGTAAGTGCTGCAGGCACCGGTACAGAGGTGTGGGCGTTTCAGGGAATAATGACACGGGTGCTAGAGATCAGTGGGACATGCACAGTTTAAAGGCAGCTAGGGACATGTGTCCTGTGCTGACAGGATCACACACACGCTGTGTGTGGGCTTGCTGTGGACTACTCGCACTGCTTAACTGAAGTCACCGCACATGGGTACCCAGGCTGGCACCCTGTGTAGTCACTGGCTTCGGACAGGCTCCTCCAGGTAGCAGTTTACAGCATGAACCACGGCTGGAGTGAGGCAGCAGGGGCTTCCAAAGGAGTGTTTTCAGGAAGCGTGATTCTCCTAGGGAACTCTTACCAGCAACTGGAATTTAGTTTCCCACAGCAAGGCCAGCCCCTCCTCAGGGTCCTGCCTGCAAAGGGCTCACAGGGGCCTTTGCTGGTTCATCACACCTTTCCACTGGCCTCTCTCTGCAGCCCCCTTAGGCAGCATTTCCTCCATGGAGGTGAATGTGGACATGCTGGAGCAGATGGACATGATGGACCTGTCAGACCAGGACACCGTGGATGTGTTTCTGGGCTGTGGGACAGAGGAGAGCAGCATTGCTGGGCCCCTGCCAGGTACGTGCAGCCTAAGCCTTTcctgcccccagctcccagaCTGCCTTTTCCCTGTCCACCTGTGCAGATCCACACAcacctgtacaaggacaggcacTCAGTGCTGGGCTCTGTGAGGCTGGAGGGACCATCCCAGTATTTGCCTCCATAGCCCAGAGGCGCAGACCCCTGGAAATACCTTACACTGCAGAAGTCAAGGGAACTCGGGCACTTCCCAGAATCTGTAAACAAATTCTCTTATCCTTAAGTCCCTCTTGAGCAAAATCAGTTCCCCACCGCACTGCAGAGCTCAGTGTGTGGAGCAGAAAGGCTGCAGGACCCCTTCATCTCCCAGCCAGACCCCAGGGAGTTGGGCTTGGATCCTGCAGGGAAAGCCTGGGCTGCCAGCACCTTCCTCACCACACACACGCTGTGCTGATTCACTGAGGCCAAGCCAAACATCTCCTTGCCTGCTGCAGTTGATGGCCTCATGCAGCATGGCTCCGAGCCGTGTTTCACACGAGACGGAAGAGCCTCCACTGCCAAAAACGGGGAAGGAATGTGCGGCACTGCCCAGAGCCAAGTTGGGGGTGCAAGGTGGGGAACGGCCAAGGCAGCCACATCAGGAGCAGCCGGGAGCAGCTGGGGAAGCGTAGCCTGCTGAAGAATAAGTGTTGGGGGGTGGCCAACCATGAAGCCTGGGGAGGGAAAACCCCTagaagcatttttcttccttattgcTCTCTCCTCCAGGAGCAGATGCCAAACAGTGCCCAGAGGAAATCACCCTGCAAGTGCCCAGTGCAGCTGAAAGCAAGTCACGCATCTCCTCCACATCCTCCGTCTCGACGGATCCCAACAGCCTGGACACCAGCGAGGAGGGGGCTGAGACCCCCGTGGTGCAGTCAGATGAGGAGGACCTGCAGGAGGACAGTCCCAAAGAGCAGGAGGCAAGAAGCTAGCAGCCagctttgccctgctcccagcctCCTCCACACGGACTTGCCAGCCCGGAGGAAGGGAAGCTGCTGGCACTTAGTAAACCCTATCCTGGACTGCTGCCctgcaggagggaagagaaggttttcccctcctctcaCTCTGCAGGTTCTCCTGG
The DNA window shown above is from Phaenicophaeus curvirostris isolate KB17595 chromosome 18, BPBGC_Pcur_1.0, whole genome shotgun sequence and carries:
- the DBNDD2 gene encoding dysbindin domain-containing protein 2 — encoded protein: MPPGAVPGGRRRDAAGWAPRPRPALSPPRSAEWSGGGVSSAAPAPARPGAARSRRMSGPGAQSRSRRLPADMEQAQRSLDAEQMQQQQLKLRDRQKFFEEVFQHDVDFFFPMSHLQIEHRRPPLGSISSMEVNVDMLEQMDMMDLSDQDTVDVFLGCGTEESSIAGPLPGADAKQCPEEITLQVPSAAESKSRISSTSSVSTDPNSLDTSEEGAETPVVQSDEEDLQEDSPKEQEARS